One part of the Pecten maximus chromosome 1, xPecMax1.1, whole genome shotgun sequence genome encodes these proteins:
- the LOC117338883 gene encoding uncharacterized protein LOC117338883, which translates to MKRAEAGAAPGQVPSYGAGYQTPSYLHNPIRSYQQKSIVEAYVLHFTLGLLGAHHFYLNRPGWGILYFFTFGLVGVGYVIDLFRMPVLVRNANERIQDPTKQGKLRIDDAYVLWFPFGLLGFHHFYLRNYSLGVLYFFSFGLFGIGWLIDLCLIPKYVKEGNSETRDPGERSTSKAMIFAISPLGVFGGQHFYLNRYLFGFCYFFTFGLMGIGYIVDWFRTPTLVKRYNENRKSTDVRAKRYVDDAYLLWFPFGILGFHHFYLNRPGWGFLYLFTFGLLGVGWLIDVCRIPGLVKDFNRISEERQSIRTIHGPHGAPIIVGNGQQGPYVQTAVGPTTVRLNFEPPSALPSGGGVTSPGYYASGGYQSAPTYPVQQGYPVQQGYPPQQGYPQQQGFPQQQGFPQQQGFPQQQGFPQQPGYPPQQQPGLSTGFGGRIESPPPYTETSNEAAPLPKKD; encoded by the exons ATGAAGCGTGCTGAAGCCGGGGCGGCCCCGGGGCAGGTTCCTTCGTATGGAGCCGGGTACCAGACCCCTAGCTATCTACACAATCCTATCCGATCATACCAACAAAAGTCTATCGTAGAGGCCTATGTCCTCCATTTCACCCTTGGACTTCTGGGCGCCCATCACTTCTACCTCAACAGACCCGGATGGGGAATACTGTATTTCTTTACCTTTGGCCTAGTAGGGGTTGGCTACGTCATAGATTTATTCCGAATGCCAGTCCTAGTGAGGAACGCTAATGAACGGATTCAGGACCCGACCAAGCAAGGAAAACTCAGGATCGACGATGCTTATGTCCTCTGGTTCCCGTTTGGACTTCTTG GATTCCATCATTTCTACTTAAGGAACTATTCACTCGGAGTTCTCTACTTTTTCTCGTTTGGACTGTTTGGAATCGGCTGGCTCATCGATCTTTGTTTGATTCCAAAATACGTCAAAGAAGGCAACTCGGAAACACGTGACCCAGGGGAAAGGTCAACGAGTAAGGCTATGATCTTCGCCATTTCTCCACTTGGAGTCTTTGGCGGTCAGCATTTTTATTTAAACCGTTATCTATTCGGATTCTGTTACTTCTTTACGTTCGGACTAATGGGAATCGGTTATATTGTTGACTGGTTCCGAACGCCAACTCTTGTGAAACGTTACAACGAGAACCGGAAGTCGACGGATGTCCGAGCCAAGCGTTATGTTGACGACGCATATCTTCTTTGGTTTCCATTCGGTATTCTTGGATTTCATCACTTCTACCTCAATCGTCCAGGATGGGGATTTCTCTATCTCTTTACCTTCGGACTCCTCGGGGTTGGCTGGCTTATAGACGTATGTAGAATCCCAGGCCTGGTAAAGGATTTTAACAGAATTAGCGAGGAACGTCAAAGCATTAGAACAATCCATGGGCCACACGGGGCACCAATTATAGTAGGAAATGGCCAACAGGGCCCGTATGTGCAGACGGCAGTGG GACCCACGACAGTCAGACTGAATTTTGAACCTCCCTCAGCACTGCCCTCTGGTGGAGGAGTAACGTCCCCTGGTTATTACGCCTCGGGAGGCTACCAGAGCGCACCGACATACCCTGTACAACAAGGATACCCGGTACAACAGGGATACCCACCGCAACAAGGATATCCCCAGCAACAGGGATTCCCCCAGCAACAGGGATTCCCCCAGCAACAGGGATTTCCCCAGCAACAGGGATTCCCCCAGCAACCTGGATATCCGCCTCAACAACAACCTGGGCTTTCTAcag GTTTTGGCGGTCGCATTGAAAGCCCTCCCCCTTATACGGAAACCAGCAACGAAGCTGCACCGTTGCCGAAAAAGGACTGA